The sequence TTCCATTTAAGCAATTAGCGCATTTGCCAACCGCAATGACAGCCCATGTTGTCTATGAGGCAATTGATCAAGAACAAACTGCCACCCTATCATCAAAAGTTATTTCTGAAATTATTCGCGGCGATATCGGCTTTGATGGCTTGTTAATGACCGATGATTTATCCATGAAAGCACTATCTGGAACGATAGGTGATTTAGCTCAGCAAGCATTTATAGCCGGGTGTGATGTGGCTTTGCATTGTAATGGTAATTTTAGCGAAATGTTGGAAGTTGCTGGAAATAGCCCATATTTACAGGCAAAAGCCGCGCGAAGAGCTGCTTTTGCCGAAAGTTTTGTTTTAAATACGATAGCAGCGGATGAAAAAGAGCTACGGCAAGAATTTGCCAATTTTTTTCCAGAAACGCTAAATTTTTAATTATTTTATCTCGTTTAATCAATAGGCTATAAGGAATATTTGTTATTTGGCTTTAGCTGGAAAAACACCGCAATCTGATGCACCTCCCATGAGCGAATGGTGGGATGATGAAACGCGCGGTGTGAGTGAACCGGCATTGGTGGTGGATGTCCAAGGCTTTGAGGGGCCGATGGATCTTCTCTTGCATCTTTCGCGCACGCAAAAAGTCGATTTAACCCGTATTTCAATTGTCGCGCTGGTTGATCAATATTTACAGTTTATCAAACAAGCGCAACAGGTAAGATTGGAGTTGGCGGCTGATTATCTGGTTATGGCTGCTTGGCTTGCTTATTTAAAGTCACGGTTATTGGTTCCTAAAAAACAAGGGGAGCAAGAAGCAAGTGGTGAAGAAATGGCGGAAATGTTGCAATTTCGCTTGCGGCGGTTGGAAGCCATGCGCGATGCTGCTGGTAAATTGATTAATCGCAATCGTTTGGGGCGTGATGTTTTTAAACGTGGAGCGCCAGAAATGGTTGTGGTTGAGCGAAAAAATCGTTTCAATACGACACTGTATGAGTTGTTAACGGCCTATACCGGAATAAGGCAGCGACAAGCGGTCAGTCACGTTGAAGTTGGCAACCGTAAGGTTTGGCCACTTAAATATGCTCGGCAAATTTTAAGCCGTATGGTGGGTGATCTTTCACATGATTGGTTGGCGCTTGATCAATATTTGCTTCGTTTTATCAGTGATGACAAAGAGCGTAAGACAGCAATTGCCAGTGCTTTTGCAGCAAGTCTTGAAATGGTGCGTGAAGGGCAGGTAGAGCTGCGGCAAAGTGGGGCTTTTTTACCGCTTTATATGCGTGTTAAACAAGACGATAGAGATGAAGATAGGGAACAGCTTAGCAATGGTTGAAAAGCCCAAATTTGACAATTCGCCTTTGCTGTTACGGATGGTGGAGGCAATTCTTTTTGCATCATCCGAGCCCGTCTCGCGCAATGCTTTGGCGGAGCGATTACCAAAAAATAGCAATATTGATTCTATAATTAACGAGCTAACTGAAATCTATAGTGGTCGCGGTATTAATTTGTGCCTTGTTGGCAATGCATTTGCTTTTCGTACTGCTCCTGATTTAAGCTTTTTGTTATCTAAGGAAGAACAAACAGCGCGAAAGCTGTCACGTGCAGCCTTAGAAGTGTTGGCAATTATCGCTTATCATCAACCTGTAACGCGTGCGGAACTTGAGGATATACGCGGCGTTGAAACCTCAAAAGGAACACTTGATGTTTTGATGGAGACCGGTTGGATAAAAATTCGTGGTCGAAGACGAACACCCGGTAGACCCGTCACTTATGGTACAACCCAAGATTTTCTCGATCACTTCACTTTGCCCGATATTGGCGATTTGCCGGGTATGGAGGAGTTGAAAGGGGCGGGGCTATTATCCTCGCGTTTGCCTGAAAGCTTCACGATACCGATTCCATCCGTTCATGAAGATGAATTGAGTCTTGAAGAGGACCCTTACGAGGATATTGACTTGGAGCAGCTTGGGCTTTTACCGCCTAAAGATATGGAATAAGCTTTTTAGATCAATTACTATTGATATAGGCTAATAAAATTAACAAATTTGAATAGTAGCGTTTGAAACTTGGATAAAAAGCTTCTAAAGTGTTAAAGTTGAATTGTTGAAATAAGGAAATTGACGCAAATGGGTTTCGGTTCTATTTGGCATTGGATTGTTGTTTTAGTAATTGTGCTGTTATTGTTTGGCAGTGCTAAAATTCCTAATTTGATGGGTGATGTGGCAAAAGGTATTAAAAATTTCAAGTCCGGTATGAAGGATGATGAAGATGAGAAGCAAGCTGCTACAAAAACGATTGATGCTAAAACTGGTGAGACGGTAGACACCAATAAATCTTCGGTTGATGATAAAGTATCATAATATTAAAAATTTGCAGCTTTTGGGCTTGTGATTCATGCTGCATATAATGTTGCTCTGTTGGAATATTTGGTCATCTTTACTATTTAGTTGTATTCACTAATATAAGTAATTTTATTAAGTGGTTATAGCTGAACAATATTTTATTGCTGCATGAGGGTTGTTGATGTTTGGAATTGGTTGGTCTGAATTTTTAGTTATTGCTATTGTGGCAATAATTGTAATTGGACCAAAAGATTTGCCAAAGGTGATGCGTTCCTTTGGGAAAGCAACTGCAAAAATGCGCAGTACTGCAGCAGAGTTTCGTCAACAATTTGATGATGCAATGAAAGAGGCAGAGCTTGATGATGTAAAATCAGCGCTTGATGAGGTTCGCAATCTTGATCCAAGACGTAGTCTTACGCAGGTATTTGATCCATTTCGTGATGCTGCCAAAGATGTGAAACAATCACTAAGCCAAACGAGTGATGCATTAAAAGGTATTGCGTCTCCCTCCCTTGAAGATCAAGCAATTTTGGATAGTCGCAATTTATTGCCACCGACAAATTACCAAGGTGACGATAATTATCTGATGAGCGATAAGCCACAAAGTGTAAATCAGCAAGATCATTACGTATTTGATGCTTCATCGCGACGTAAAGGCAAGGCTGTAAAACATCATGCGAGCTTTGAAATGAAGCGTCCGGTGCGTAAGCATCGTTTGAAGCACAATAGCGGGCGTTTTTCACGCAATAGTCATGGAAAAAAAGCCGCCTATTATGTCGAGCGATCCGTAAAATCGGTGCCATTGGGTCAAATAATCAATAATAAGA comes from Bartonella sp. HY038 and encodes:
- a CDS encoding ScpA family protein, whose product is MSEWWDDETRGVSEPALVVDVQGFEGPMDLLLHLSRTQKVDLTRISIVALVDQYLQFIKQAQQVRLELAADYLVMAAWLAYLKSRLLVPKKQGEQEASGEEMAEMLQFRLRRLEAMRDAAGKLINRNRLGRDVFKRGAPEMVVVERKNRFNTTLYELLTAYTGIRQRQAVSHVEVGNRKVWPLKYARQILSRMVGDLSHDWLALDQYLLRFISDDKERKTAIASAFAASLEMVREGQVELRQSGAFLPLYMRVKQDDRDEDREQLSNG
- a CDS encoding twin-arginine translocase TatA/TatE family subunit, which gives rise to MGFGSIWHWIVVLVIVLLLFGSAKIPNLMGDVAKGIKNFKSGMKDDEDEKQAATKTIDAKTGETVDTNKSSVDDKVS
- the tatB gene encoding Sec-independent protein translocase protein TatB — encoded protein: MFGIGWSEFLVIAIVAIIVIGPKDLPKVMRSFGKATAKMRSTAAEFRQQFDDAMKEAELDDVKSALDEVRNLDPRRSLTQVFDPFRDAAKDVKQSLSQTSDALKGIASPSLEDQAILDSRNLLPPTNYQGDDNYLMSDKPQSVNQQDHYVFDASSRRKGKAVKHHASFEMKRPVRKHRLKHNSGRFSRNSHGKKAAYYVERSVKSVPLGQIINNKNGAQSSDE
- the scpB gene encoding SMC-Scp complex subunit ScpB; protein product: MVEKPKFDNSPLLLRMVEAILFASSEPVSRNALAERLPKNSNIDSIINELTEIYSGRGINLCLVGNAFAFRTAPDLSFLLSKEEQTARKLSRAALEVLAIIAYHQPVTRAELEDIRGVETSKGTLDVLMETGWIKIRGRRRTPGRPVTYGTTQDFLDHFTLPDIGDLPGMEELKGAGLLSSRLPESFTIPIPSVHEDELSLEEDPYEDIDLEQLGLLPPKDME